The following coding sequences lie in one Mycteria americana isolate JAX WOST 10 ecotype Jacksonville Zoo and Gardens chromosome 15, USCA_MyAme_1.0, whole genome shotgun sequence genomic window:
- the CRYBA1 gene encoding LOW QUALITY PROTEIN: beta-crystallin A3 (The sequence of the model RefSeq protein was modified relative to this genomic sequence to represent the inferred CDS: deleted 1 base in 1 codon) has product MGEAAVPPELDTVPAAKMAQTNPLPVPMGPWKSIRSRGRENCQPQPCHPPVPERLRSSLRTALLPRELISAGITVYDQENFQGKRMEFTSACPNIMECGFDNVRSLKVECGAWVGYEHTGFCGQQFILERGEYPRWDAWSGSNAYHIERLMSFRPVCSANHKESKITIFEKDNFIGRQWEIGDDYPSLQAMGWANNEVGSMKIQCGAWVCYQYPGYRGYQYVLESDHHGGDYKHWREWGSHAQTSQIQSIRRVQQ; this is encoded by the exons ATGGGCGAAGCAGCAGTA CCGCCTGAGCTAG ACACTGTTCCAGCAGCAAAGATGGCTCAGACAAAccctctgcctgtccccatgGGCCCGTGGAAG AGCATTCGGAGCAGAGGCCGGGAGAactgccagccacagccctgccacccgCCCGTCCCAGAACGGCTCCGCTCCTCTCTCCGGACGGCACTGCTGCCCCGGGAACTGATCTCCGCAGGG ATTACTGTGTACGACCAAGAAAACTTCCAGGGCAAGAGGATGGAGTTCACTTCAGCCTGTCCAAACATCATGGAGTGCGGCTTCGACAACGTCCGCTCCCTGAAGGTGGAGTGCGGCGC CTGGGTCGGTTATGAGCACACCGGCTTCTGCGGGCAGCAGTTCATCCTGGAGAGGGGAGAGTACCCGCGCTGGGATGCCTGGAGCGGCAGCAACGCCTACCACATCGAGCGCCTGATGTCATTCCGCCCCGTCTGCTCGGCT AATCACAAGGAATCCAAGATCACCATCTTTGAGAAAGACAACTTCATCGGCCGCCAGTGGGAGATAGGCGATGACTACCCCTCGCTGCAGGCCATGGGCTGGGCCAACAACGAAGTGGGCTCCATGAAGATCCAGTGCGGCGC ctggGTTTGCTACCAGTATCCCGGGTACCGTGGCTACCAGTACGTCCTGGAGTCCGACCACCACGGCGGAGACTACAAGCACTGGAGAGAGTGGGGTTCGCACGCCCAGACCTCCCAGATCCAATCCATCAGGCGTGTCCAGCAGTAG